One genomic window of Motacilla alba alba isolate MOTALB_02 chromosome 1, Motacilla_alba_V1.0_pri, whole genome shotgun sequence includes the following:
- the HAO2 gene encoding hydroxyacid oxidase 2 isoform X2, which produces MLRDVSVMDIRTKILGSEISFPVGIAPTGFHQLAWPDGEKSTARAARAMDTCYIASTYSTCTLEEISAAAPGGLRWFQLYIHRNRAASQQLVQRAEALGFQGLVLTADLPYTGKRRDDVRNGFRLPPHMKVKNLERAFEGDDWSEYGLPPNSLDPSVTWNDIYWLRSLTCLPIIIKGILTREDAELAVKHGVQGIIVSNHGGRQLDEGPATIDALVEVVEAVRGRVEVYVDGGIRKGSDVLKALALGAKCVFIGRPALWGLAYKGEKGLQDVLRILQDEFRLSMALAGCASVSEIGQHLVQFSRL; this is translated from the exons ATGCTGCGGGATGTATCCGTGATGGACATTAGGACTAAAATCCTGGGTTCTGAAATCAGCTTTCCTGTAGGAATTGCCCCTACAGGCTTCCACCAGCTAGCATGGCCTGAtggagagaaaagcacagcCAGAG CGGCCAGAGCAATGGACACCTGCTACATTGCCAGCACCTACTCCACGTGCACGCTGGAGGAGATCTCCGCGGCTGCGCCCGGTGGCCTCCGCTGGTTCCAGCTCTACATCCACCGCAACAgggcagcttcccagcagctggtccAGCGGGCGGAGGCCTTGGGCTTCCAGGGCCTCGTCCTCACCGCAGATCTGCCCTACACAGGCAAGAGACGCGACGATGTCCGCAATGGTTTCCGCCTTCCTCCCCACATGAAAGTGAAGAACTTGGAACGAGCCTTTGAG GGAGATGACTGGTCTGAGTATGGACTGCCACCCAACAGCTTGGATCCTTCAGTCACCTGGAATGACATCTACTGGCTGCGGAGCCTGACATGCCTGCCCATCATCATCAAAGGCATCTTGACAAGAGAAgatgcagagctggcagtgaaaCATGGAGTTCAGGGAATTATTGTGTCCAACCATGGTGGAAGGCAACTGGACGAAGGACCTGCCACT ATTGACGCTCTGGTTGAGGTTGTGGAGGCAGTACGAGGCAGAGTCGAAGTTTATGTAGATGGTGGGATACGAAAAGGAAGCGACGTGTTAAAAgcactggcactgggagcaAAATGTGTCTTTATTGGAAGACCAGCTTTATGGGGCCTGGCTTACAAG GGTGAAAAAGGTCTTCAGGATGTCTTGAGAATCCTTCAGGATGAGTTTCGCTTGTCCATGGCCTTGGCTG GCTGTGCCAGCGTCTCAGAGATTGGCCAGCACCTGGTTCAGTTCTCAAGGCTGTGA
- the HAO2 gene encoding hydroxyacid oxidase 2 isoform X3 produces MAMVCLSDFEAYAKKYLPKIAWDYFAAGADDCITRDENILAYKRIRFRPRMLRDVSVMDIRTKILGSEISFPVGIAPTGFHQLAWPDGEKSTARGKRRDDVRNGFRLPPHMKVKNLERAFEGDDWSEYGLPPNSLDPSVTWNDIYWLRSLTCLPIIIKGILTREDAELAVKHGVQGIIVSNHGGRQLDEGPATIDALVEVVEAVRGRVEVYVDGGIRKGSDVLKALALGAKCVFIGRPALWGLAYKGEKGLQDVLRILQDEFRLSMALAGCASVSEIGQHLVQFSRL; encoded by the exons ATGGCTATGGTGTGCCTTTCTGACTTTGAAGCTTATGCTAAGAAGTATTTACCCAAGATTGCTTGGGATTAttttgcagctggagcagacGACTGTATCACACGAGATGAAAACATCCTGGCATATAAAAG AATTCGTTTCCGGCCACGTATGCTGCGGGATGTATCCGTGATGGACATTAGGACTAAAATCCTGGGTTCTGAAATCAGCTTTCCTGTAGGAATTGCCCCTACAGGCTTCCACCAGCTAGCATGGCCTGAtggagagaaaagcacagcCAGAG GCAAGAGACGCGACGATGTCCGCAATGGTTTCCGCCTTCCTCCCCACATGAAAGTGAAGAACTTGGAACGAGCCTTTGAG GGAGATGACTGGTCTGAGTATGGACTGCCACCCAACAGCTTGGATCCTTCAGTCACCTGGAATGACATCTACTGGCTGCGGAGCCTGACATGCCTGCCCATCATCATCAAAGGCATCTTGACAAGAGAAgatgcagagctggcagtgaaaCATGGAGTTCAGGGAATTATTGTGTCCAACCATGGTGGAAGGCAACTGGACGAAGGACCTGCCACT ATTGACGCTCTGGTTGAGGTTGTGGAGGCAGTACGAGGCAGAGTCGAAGTTTATGTAGATGGTGGGATACGAAAAGGAAGCGACGTGTTAAAAgcactggcactgggagcaAAATGTGTCTTTATTGGAAGACCAGCTTTATGGGGCCTGGCTTACAAG GGTGAAAAAGGTCTTCAGGATGTCTTGAGAATCCTTCAGGATGAGTTTCGCTTGTCCATGGCCTTGGCTG GCTGTGCCAGCGTCTCAGAGATTGGCCAGCACCTGGTTCAGTTCTCAAGGCTGTGA
- the HAO2 gene encoding hydroxyacid oxidase 2 isoform X1: MAMVCLSDFEAYAKKYLPKIAWDYFAAGADDCITRDENILAYKRIRFRPRMLRDVSVMDIRTKILGSEISFPVGIAPTGFHQLAWPDGEKSTARAARAMDTCYIASTYSTCTLEEISAAAPGGLRWFQLYIHRNRAASQQLVQRAEALGFQGLVLTADLPYTGKRRDDVRNGFRLPPHMKVKNLERAFEGDDWSEYGLPPNSLDPSVTWNDIYWLRSLTCLPIIIKGILTREDAELAVKHGVQGIIVSNHGGRQLDEGPATIDALVEVVEAVRGRVEVYVDGGIRKGSDVLKALALGAKCVFIGRPALWGLAYKGEKGLQDVLRILQDEFRLSMALAGCASVSEIGQHLVQFSRL, from the exons ATGGCTATGGTGTGCCTTTCTGACTTTGAAGCTTATGCTAAGAAGTATTTACCCAAGATTGCTTGGGATTAttttgcagctggagcagacGACTGTATCACACGAGATGAAAACATCCTGGCATATAAAAG AATTCGTTTCCGGCCACGTATGCTGCGGGATGTATCCGTGATGGACATTAGGACTAAAATCCTGGGTTCTGAAATCAGCTTTCCTGTAGGAATTGCCCCTACAGGCTTCCACCAGCTAGCATGGCCTGAtggagagaaaagcacagcCAGAG CGGCCAGAGCAATGGACACCTGCTACATTGCCAGCACCTACTCCACGTGCACGCTGGAGGAGATCTCCGCGGCTGCGCCCGGTGGCCTCCGCTGGTTCCAGCTCTACATCCACCGCAACAgggcagcttcccagcagctggtccAGCGGGCGGAGGCCTTGGGCTTCCAGGGCCTCGTCCTCACCGCAGATCTGCCCTACACAGGCAAGAGACGCGACGATGTCCGCAATGGTTTCCGCCTTCCTCCCCACATGAAAGTGAAGAACTTGGAACGAGCCTTTGAG GGAGATGACTGGTCTGAGTATGGACTGCCACCCAACAGCTTGGATCCTTCAGTCACCTGGAATGACATCTACTGGCTGCGGAGCCTGACATGCCTGCCCATCATCATCAAAGGCATCTTGACAAGAGAAgatgcagagctggcagtgaaaCATGGAGTTCAGGGAATTATTGTGTCCAACCATGGTGGAAGGCAACTGGACGAAGGACCTGCCACT ATTGACGCTCTGGTTGAGGTTGTGGAGGCAGTACGAGGCAGAGTCGAAGTTTATGTAGATGGTGGGATACGAAAAGGAAGCGACGTGTTAAAAgcactggcactgggagcaAAATGTGTCTTTATTGGAAGACCAGCTTTATGGGGCCTGGCTTACAAG GGTGAAAAAGGTCTTCAGGATGTCTTGAGAATCCTTCAGGATGAGTTTCGCTTGTCCATGGCCTTGGCTG GCTGTGCCAGCGTCTCAGAGATTGGCCAGCACCTGGTTCAGTTCTCAAGGCTGTGA